From Pan troglodytes isolate AG18354 chromosome 9, NHGRI_mPanTro3-v2.0_pri, whole genome shotgun sequence, the proteins below share one genomic window:
- the SPINDOC gene encoding spindlin interactor and repressor of chromatin-binding protein isoform X2, giving the protein MALKAEGAALDCFEVTLKCEEGEDEEEAMVVAVIPRPEPMLRVTQQEKTPPPRPSPLEAGSDGCEEPKQQVSWEQEFLVGSSPGGSGRALCMVCGAEIRAPSADTARSHILEQHPHTLDLSPSEKSNILEAWSEGVALLQDVRAEQPSPPNSDSGQDAHPDPDSNPDAARMPAEIVVLLDSEDNPSLPKRSRPRGLRPLELPAVPATEPGNKKPRGQRWKEPPGEEPVRKKRGRPMTKNLDPDPEPPSPDSPTETFAAPAEVRHFTDGSFPAGFVLQLFSHTQLRGPDSKDSPKDREAAEGGLPRAESPSPAPPPGLRGTLDLQVIRVRMEEPPAVSLLQDWSRHPQGTKRVGAGDTSDWPTVLSESSTTVAGKPEKGNGV; this is encoded by the exons ATGGCCCTAAAGGCCGAGGGCGCCGCACTCGACTGCTTCGAGGTGACGCTCAAATGCGAGGAAggggaggacgaggaggaggccATGGTGGTGGCCGTAATTCCGCGGCCCGAGCCGATGCTCAGAG TGACCCAACAGGAGAAGACCCCACCGCCTAGACCCAGCCCACTAGAGGCGGGCAGTGATGGCTGTGAGGAGCCGAAGCAGCAGGTGTCTTGGGAGCAGGAGTTCCTGGTGGGCAGCAGCCCAGGAGGCAGCGGGCGGGCACTGTGCATGGTGTGTGGCGCTGAGATCCGGGCACCCTCGGCCGACACGGCTCGCTCGCACATCTTGGAGCAGCACCCTCACACCTTGGACCTGAGCCCTTCTGAGAAGAGCAACATCCTGGAGGCCTGGAGTGAAGGGGTGGCCCTCTTGCAAGACGTGAGAGCTGAGCAGCCATCCCCACCCAACTCAG ACTCGGGCCAGGATGCCCACCCAGACCCAGACTCCAACCCAGACGCTGCCAGAATGCCAGCCGAAATCGTCGTTCTCCTTGACTCTGAGGATAACCCATCCCTCCCTAAAAGGAGCCGGCCCAGGGGACTCCGCCCCCTCGAGCTTCCTG CTGTCCCTGCCACAGAGCCAGGAAATAAGAAGCCCCGTGGTCAGAGATGGAAGGAACCCCCAGGGGAAGAGccagtcagaaagaaaagaggcagaCCTATGACCAAAAACCTGGACCCTGACCCAG AGCCCCCATCGCCAGACTCGCCCACGGAGACTTTCGCAGCACCAGCCGAGGTCCGACACTTCACTGACGGCAGCTTCCCCGCCGGCTTCGTCTTGCAGCTCTTCTCCCACACCCAGCTCAGGGGCCCAGACAGCAAGGACTCACCCAAAGACAGGGAAGCGGCAGAAGGAGGCCTTCCCCGGGCGGAGAGCCCCTCTCCAG CTCCCCCTCCGGGGCTCCGCGGGACACTGGATCTCCAGGTTATCCGTGTGCGGATGGAGGAGCCCCCAGCGGTCAGCCTCCTGCAAGACTGGTCCAGGCACCCCCAGGGTACCAAGCGTGTGGGAGCAGGTGACACCTCAGACTGGCCCACAGTTCTGTCAGAATCCAGCACCACTGTGGCAGGGAAGCCGGAAAAAGGGAATGGAGTGTAA
- the SPINDOC gene encoding spindlin interactor and repressor of chromatin-binding protein isoform X6 encodes MALKAEGAALDCFEVTLKCEEGEDEEEAMVVAVIPRPEPMLRVTQQEKTPPPRPSPLEAGSDGCEEPKQQVSWEQEFLVGSSPGGSGRALCMVCGAEIRAPSADTARSHILEQHPHTLDLSPSEKSNILEAWSEGVALLQDVRAEQPSPPNSDSGQDAHPDPDSNPDAARMPAEIVVLLDSEDNPSLPKRSRPRGLRPLELPEPPSPDSPTETFAAPAEVRHFTDGSFPAGFVLQLFSHTQLRGPDSKDSPKDREAAEGGLPRAESPSPAPPPGLRGTLDLQVIRVRMEEPPAVSLLQDWSRHPQGTKRVGAGDTSDWPTVLSESSTTVAGKPEKGNGV; translated from the exons ATGGCCCTAAAGGCCGAGGGCGCCGCACTCGACTGCTTCGAGGTGACGCTCAAATGCGAGGAAggggaggacgaggaggaggccATGGTGGTGGCCGTAATTCCGCGGCCCGAGCCGATGCTCAGAG TGACCCAACAGGAGAAGACCCCACCGCCTAGACCCAGCCCACTAGAGGCGGGCAGTGATGGCTGTGAGGAGCCGAAGCAGCAGGTGTCTTGGGAGCAGGAGTTCCTGGTGGGCAGCAGCCCAGGAGGCAGCGGGCGGGCACTGTGCATGGTGTGTGGCGCTGAGATCCGGGCACCCTCGGCCGACACGGCTCGCTCGCACATCTTGGAGCAGCACCCTCACACCTTGGACCTGAGCCCTTCTGAGAAGAGCAACATCCTGGAGGCCTGGAGTGAAGGGGTGGCCCTCTTGCAAGACGTGAGAGCTGAGCAGCCATCCCCACCCAACTCAG ACTCGGGCCAGGATGCCCACCCAGACCCAGACTCCAACCCAGACGCTGCCAGAATGCCAGCCGAAATCGTCGTTCTCCTTGACTCTGAGGATAACCCATCCCTCCCTAAAAGGAGCCGGCCCAGGGGACTCCGCCCCCTCGAGCTTCCTG AGCCCCCATCGCCAGACTCGCCCACGGAGACTTTCGCAGCACCAGCCGAGGTCCGACACTTCACTGACGGCAGCTTCCCCGCCGGCTTCGTCTTGCAGCTCTTCTCCCACACCCAGCTCAGGGGCCCAGACAGCAAGGACTCACCCAAAGACAGGGAAGCGGCAGAAGGAGGCCTTCCCCGGGCGGAGAGCCCCTCTCCAG CTCCCCCTCCGGGGCTCCGCGGGACACTGGATCTCCAGGTTATCCGTGTGCGGATGGAGGAGCCCCCAGCGGTCAGCCTCCTGCAAGACTGGTCCAGGCACCCCCAGGGTACCAAGCGTGTGGGAGCAGGTGACACCTCAGACTGGCCCACAGTTCTGTCAGAATCCAGCACCACTGTGGCAGGGAAGCCGGAAAAAGGGAATGGAGTGTAA
- the SPINDOC gene encoding spindlin interactor and repressor of chromatin-binding protein isoform X7: MALKAEGAALDCFEVTLKCEEGEDEEEAMVVAVIPRPEPMLRVTQQEKTPPPRPSPLEAGSDGCEEPKQQVSWEQEFLVGSSPGGSGRALCMVCGAEIRAPSADTARSHILEQHPHTLDLSPSEKSNILEAWSEGVALLQDVRAEQPSPPNSDSGQDAHPDPDSNPDAARMPAEIVVLLDSEDNPSLPKRSRPRGLRPLELPAVPATEPGNKKPRGQRWKEPPGEEPVRKKRGRPMTKNLDPDPEPPSPDSPTETFAAPAEVRHFTDGSFPAGFVLQLFSHTQLRGPDSKDSPKDREAAEGGLPRAESPSPGSPHFKSWGTLCANSTYLEWYIGWRQ; this comes from the exons ATGGCCCTAAAGGCCGAGGGCGCCGCACTCGACTGCTTCGAGGTGACGCTCAAATGCGAGGAAggggaggacgaggaggaggccATGGTGGTGGCCGTAATTCCGCGGCCCGAGCCGATGCTCAGAG TGACCCAACAGGAGAAGACCCCACCGCCTAGACCCAGCCCACTAGAGGCGGGCAGTGATGGCTGTGAGGAGCCGAAGCAGCAGGTGTCTTGGGAGCAGGAGTTCCTGGTGGGCAGCAGCCCAGGAGGCAGCGGGCGGGCACTGTGCATGGTGTGTGGCGCTGAGATCCGGGCACCCTCGGCCGACACGGCTCGCTCGCACATCTTGGAGCAGCACCCTCACACCTTGGACCTGAGCCCTTCTGAGAAGAGCAACATCCTGGAGGCCTGGAGTGAAGGGGTGGCCCTCTTGCAAGACGTGAGAGCTGAGCAGCCATCCCCACCCAACTCAG ACTCGGGCCAGGATGCCCACCCAGACCCAGACTCCAACCCAGACGCTGCCAGAATGCCAGCCGAAATCGTCGTTCTCCTTGACTCTGAGGATAACCCATCCCTCCCTAAAAGGAGCCGGCCCAGGGGACTCCGCCCCCTCGAGCTTCCTG CTGTCCCTGCCACAGAGCCAGGAAATAAGAAGCCCCGTGGTCAGAGATGGAAGGAACCCCCAGGGGAAGAGccagtcagaaagaaaagaggcagaCCTATGACCAAAAACCTGGACCCTGACCCAG AGCCCCCATCGCCAGACTCGCCCACGGAGACTTTCGCAGCACCAGCCGAGGTCCGACACTTCACTGACGGCAGCTTCCCCGCCGGCTTCGTCTTGCAGCTCTTCTCCCACACCCAGCTCAGGGGCCCAGACAGCAAGGACTCACCCAAAGACAGGGAAGCGGCAGAAGGAGGCCTTCCCCGGGCGGAGAGCCCCTCTCCAG GGAGCCCTCATTTCAAGTCCTGGGGTACCCTGTGCGCAAACTCCACCTATCTGGAGTG GTATATAGGCTGGAGGCAGTAA
- the SPINDOC gene encoding spindlin interactor and repressor of chromatin-binding protein isoform X5 — translation MALKAEGAALDCFEVTLKCEEGEDEEEAMVVAVIPRPEPMLRVTQQEKTPPPRPSPLEAGSDGCEEPKQQVSWEQEFLVGSSPGGSGRALCMVCGAEIRAPSADTARSHILEQHPHTLDLSPSEKSNILEAWSEGVALLQDVRAEQPSPPNSDSGQDAHPDPDSNPDAARMPAEIVVLLDSEDNPSLPKRSRPRGLRPLELPAVPATEPGNKKPRGQRWKEPPGEEPVRKKRGRPMTKNLDPDPEPPSPDSPTETFAAPAEVRHFTDGSFPAGFVLQLFSHTQLRGPDSKDSPKDREAAEGGLPRAESPSPGYPCADGGAPSGQPPARLVQAPPGYQACGSR, via the exons ATGGCCCTAAAGGCCGAGGGCGCCGCACTCGACTGCTTCGAGGTGACGCTCAAATGCGAGGAAggggaggacgaggaggaggccATGGTGGTGGCCGTAATTCCGCGGCCCGAGCCGATGCTCAGAG TGACCCAACAGGAGAAGACCCCACCGCCTAGACCCAGCCCACTAGAGGCGGGCAGTGATGGCTGTGAGGAGCCGAAGCAGCAGGTGTCTTGGGAGCAGGAGTTCCTGGTGGGCAGCAGCCCAGGAGGCAGCGGGCGGGCACTGTGCATGGTGTGTGGCGCTGAGATCCGGGCACCCTCGGCCGACACGGCTCGCTCGCACATCTTGGAGCAGCACCCTCACACCTTGGACCTGAGCCCTTCTGAGAAGAGCAACATCCTGGAGGCCTGGAGTGAAGGGGTGGCCCTCTTGCAAGACGTGAGAGCTGAGCAGCCATCCCCACCCAACTCAG ACTCGGGCCAGGATGCCCACCCAGACCCAGACTCCAACCCAGACGCTGCCAGAATGCCAGCCGAAATCGTCGTTCTCCTTGACTCTGAGGATAACCCATCCCTCCCTAAAAGGAGCCGGCCCAGGGGACTCCGCCCCCTCGAGCTTCCTG CTGTCCCTGCCACAGAGCCAGGAAATAAGAAGCCCCGTGGTCAGAGATGGAAGGAACCCCCAGGGGAAGAGccagtcagaaagaaaagaggcagaCCTATGACCAAAAACCTGGACCCTGACCCAG AGCCCCCATCGCCAGACTCGCCCACGGAGACTTTCGCAGCACCAGCCGAGGTCCGACACTTCACTGACGGCAGCTTCCCCGCCGGCTTCGTCTTGCAGCTCTTCTCCCACACCCAGCTCAGGGGCCCAGACAGCAAGGACTCACCCAAAGACAGGGAAGCGGCAGAAGGAGGCCTTCCCCGGGCGGAGAGCCCCTCTCCAG GTTATCCGTGTGCGGATGGAGGAGCCCCCAGCGGTCAGCCTCCTGCAAGACTGGTCCAGGCACCCCCAGGGTACCAAGCGTGTGGGAGCAGGTGA
- the SPINDOC gene encoding spindlin interactor and repressor of chromatin-binding protein isoform X4: protein MALKAEGAALDCFEVTLKCEEGEDEEEAMVVAVIPRPEPMLRVTQQEKTPPPRPSPLEAGSDGCEEPKQQVSWEQEFLVGSSPGGSGRALCMVCGAEIRAPSADTARSHILEQHPHTLDLSPSEKSNILEAWSEGVALLQDVRAEQPSPPNSDSGQDAHPDPDSNPDAARMPAEIVVLLDSEDNPSLPKRSRPRGLRPLELPAVPATEPGNKKPRGQRWKEPPGEEPVRKKRGRPMTKNLDPDPEPPSPDSPTETFAAPAEVRHFTDGSFPAGFVLQLFSHTQLRGPDSKDSPKDREAAEGGLPRAESPSPGSPHFKSWGTLCANSTYLEWLSVCGWRSPQRSASCKTGPGTPRVPSVWEQVTPQTGPQFCQNPAPLWQGSRKKGMECKFLLSWGGREGGGSVPQWLITQSCLAHPPGGESRNRCQGRRGLGQHPLLFRGTGKCLFLARPEVGEGG from the exons ATGGCCCTAAAGGCCGAGGGCGCCGCACTCGACTGCTTCGAGGTGACGCTCAAATGCGAGGAAggggaggacgaggaggaggccATGGTGGTGGCCGTAATTCCGCGGCCCGAGCCGATGCTCAGAG TGACCCAACAGGAGAAGACCCCACCGCCTAGACCCAGCCCACTAGAGGCGGGCAGTGATGGCTGTGAGGAGCCGAAGCAGCAGGTGTCTTGGGAGCAGGAGTTCCTGGTGGGCAGCAGCCCAGGAGGCAGCGGGCGGGCACTGTGCATGGTGTGTGGCGCTGAGATCCGGGCACCCTCGGCCGACACGGCTCGCTCGCACATCTTGGAGCAGCACCCTCACACCTTGGACCTGAGCCCTTCTGAGAAGAGCAACATCCTGGAGGCCTGGAGTGAAGGGGTGGCCCTCTTGCAAGACGTGAGAGCTGAGCAGCCATCCCCACCCAACTCAG ACTCGGGCCAGGATGCCCACCCAGACCCAGACTCCAACCCAGACGCTGCCAGAATGCCAGCCGAAATCGTCGTTCTCCTTGACTCTGAGGATAACCCATCCCTCCCTAAAAGGAGCCGGCCCAGGGGACTCCGCCCCCTCGAGCTTCCTG CTGTCCCTGCCACAGAGCCAGGAAATAAGAAGCCCCGTGGTCAGAGATGGAAGGAACCCCCAGGGGAAGAGccagtcagaaagaaaagaggcagaCCTATGACCAAAAACCTGGACCCTGACCCAG AGCCCCCATCGCCAGACTCGCCCACGGAGACTTTCGCAGCACCAGCCGAGGTCCGACACTTCACTGACGGCAGCTTCCCCGCCGGCTTCGTCTTGCAGCTCTTCTCCCACACCCAGCTCAGGGGCCCAGACAGCAAGGACTCACCCAAAGACAGGGAAGCGGCAGAAGGAGGCCTTCCCCGGGCGGAGAGCCCCTCTCCAG GGAGCCCTCATTTCAAGTCCTGGGGTACCCTGTGCGCAAACTCCACCTATCTGGAGTG GTTATCCGTGTGCGGATGGAGGAGCCCCCAGCGGTCAGCCTCCTGCAAGACTGGTCCAGGCACCCCCAGGGTACCAAGCGTGTGGGAGCAGGTGACACCTCAGACTGGCCCACAGTTCTGTCAGAATCCAGCACCACTGTGGCAGGGAAGCCGGAAAAAGGGAATGGAGTGTAAATTCTTGCTttcctggggagggagggagggaggaggcagcgTCCCCCAGTGGCTTATAACTCAGAGCTGCCTGGCTCACCCACCTGGTGGAGAGAGTAGAAACAGGTGCCAGggcaggagggggctggggcAGCATCCACTGTTATTTCGGGGCACTGGAAAGTGTCTGTTCCTGGCCAGGCCTGAGGTCGGCGAGGGTGGCTGA
- the SPINDOC gene encoding spindlin interactor and repressor of chromatin-binding protein isoform X3 yields MALKAEGAALDCFEVTLKCEEGEDEEEAMVVAVIPRPEPMLRVTQQEKTPPPRPSPLEAGSDGCEEPKQQVSWEQEFLVGSSPGGSGRALCMVCGAEIRAPSADTARSHILEQHPHTLDLSPSEKSNILEAWSEGVALLQDVRAEQPSPPNSDSGQDAHPDPDSNPDAARMPAEIVVLLDSEDNPSLPKRSRPRGLRPLELPAVPATEPGNKKPRGQRWKEPPGEEPVRKKRGRPMTKNLDPDPEPPSPDSPTETFAAPAEVRHFTDGSFPAGFVLQLFSHTQLRGPDSKDSPKDREAAEGGLPRAESPSPGSPHFKSWGTLCANSTYLECSPSGAPRDTGSPGYPCADGGAPSGQPPARLVQAPPGYQACGSR; encoded by the exons ATGGCCCTAAAGGCCGAGGGCGCCGCACTCGACTGCTTCGAGGTGACGCTCAAATGCGAGGAAggggaggacgaggaggaggccATGGTGGTGGCCGTAATTCCGCGGCCCGAGCCGATGCTCAGAG TGACCCAACAGGAGAAGACCCCACCGCCTAGACCCAGCCCACTAGAGGCGGGCAGTGATGGCTGTGAGGAGCCGAAGCAGCAGGTGTCTTGGGAGCAGGAGTTCCTGGTGGGCAGCAGCCCAGGAGGCAGCGGGCGGGCACTGTGCATGGTGTGTGGCGCTGAGATCCGGGCACCCTCGGCCGACACGGCTCGCTCGCACATCTTGGAGCAGCACCCTCACACCTTGGACCTGAGCCCTTCTGAGAAGAGCAACATCCTGGAGGCCTGGAGTGAAGGGGTGGCCCTCTTGCAAGACGTGAGAGCTGAGCAGCCATCCCCACCCAACTCAG ACTCGGGCCAGGATGCCCACCCAGACCCAGACTCCAACCCAGACGCTGCCAGAATGCCAGCCGAAATCGTCGTTCTCCTTGACTCTGAGGATAACCCATCCCTCCCTAAAAGGAGCCGGCCCAGGGGACTCCGCCCCCTCGAGCTTCCTG CTGTCCCTGCCACAGAGCCAGGAAATAAGAAGCCCCGTGGTCAGAGATGGAAGGAACCCCCAGGGGAAGAGccagtcagaaagaaaagaggcagaCCTATGACCAAAAACCTGGACCCTGACCCAG AGCCCCCATCGCCAGACTCGCCCACGGAGACTTTCGCAGCACCAGCCGAGGTCCGACACTTCACTGACGGCAGCTTCCCCGCCGGCTTCGTCTTGCAGCTCTTCTCCCACACCCAGCTCAGGGGCCCAGACAGCAAGGACTCACCCAAAGACAGGGAAGCGGCAGAAGGAGGCCTTCCCCGGGCGGAGAGCCCCTCTCCAG GGAGCCCTCATTTCAAGTCCTGGGGTACCCTGTGCGCAAACTCCACCTATCTGGAGTG CTCCCCCTCCGGGGCTCCGCGGGACACTGGATCTCCAGGTTATCCGTGTGCGGATGGAGGAGCCCCCAGCGGTCAGCCTCCTGCAAGACTGGTCCAGGCACCCCCAGGGTACCAAGCGTGTGGGAGCAGGTGA
- the SPINDOC gene encoding spindlin interactor and repressor of chromatin-binding protein isoform X1 yields the protein MALKAEGAALDCFEVTLKCEEGEDEEEAMVVAVIPRPEPMLRVTQQEKTPPPRPSPLEAGSDGCEEPKQQVSWEQEFLVGSSPGGSGRALCMVCGAEIRAPSADTARSHILEQHPHTLDLSPSEKSNILEAWSEGVALLQDVRAEQPSPPNSDSGQDAHPDPDSNPDAARMPAEIVVLLDSEDNPSLPKRSRPRGLRPLELPEPPSPDSPTETFAAPAEVRHFTDGSFPAGFVLQLFSHTQLRGPDSKDSPKDREAAEGGLPRAESPSPGSPHFKSWGTLCANSTYLEWLSVCGWRSPQRSASCKTGPGTPRVPSVWEQVTPQTGPQFCQNPAPLWQGSRKKGMECKFLLSWGGREGGGSVPQWLITQSCLAHPPGGESRNRCQGRRGLGQHPLLFRGTGKCLFLARPEVGEGG from the exons ATGGCCCTAAAGGCCGAGGGCGCCGCACTCGACTGCTTCGAGGTGACGCTCAAATGCGAGGAAggggaggacgaggaggaggccATGGTGGTGGCCGTAATTCCGCGGCCCGAGCCGATGCTCAGAG TGACCCAACAGGAGAAGACCCCACCGCCTAGACCCAGCCCACTAGAGGCGGGCAGTGATGGCTGTGAGGAGCCGAAGCAGCAGGTGTCTTGGGAGCAGGAGTTCCTGGTGGGCAGCAGCCCAGGAGGCAGCGGGCGGGCACTGTGCATGGTGTGTGGCGCTGAGATCCGGGCACCCTCGGCCGACACGGCTCGCTCGCACATCTTGGAGCAGCACCCTCACACCTTGGACCTGAGCCCTTCTGAGAAGAGCAACATCCTGGAGGCCTGGAGTGAAGGGGTGGCCCTCTTGCAAGACGTGAGAGCTGAGCAGCCATCCCCACCCAACTCAG ACTCGGGCCAGGATGCCCACCCAGACCCAGACTCCAACCCAGACGCTGCCAGAATGCCAGCCGAAATCGTCGTTCTCCTTGACTCTGAGGATAACCCATCCCTCCCTAAAAGGAGCCGGCCCAGGGGACTCCGCCCCCTCGAGCTTCCTG AGCCCCCATCGCCAGACTCGCCCACGGAGACTTTCGCAGCACCAGCCGAGGTCCGACACTTCACTGACGGCAGCTTCCCCGCCGGCTTCGTCTTGCAGCTCTTCTCCCACACCCAGCTCAGGGGCCCAGACAGCAAGGACTCACCCAAAGACAGGGAAGCGGCAGAAGGAGGCCTTCCCCGGGCGGAGAGCCCCTCTCCAG GGAGCCCTCATTTCAAGTCCTGGGGTACCCTGTGCGCAAACTCCACCTATCTGGAGTG GTTATCCGTGTGCGGATGGAGGAGCCCCCAGCGGTCAGCCTCCTGCAAGACTGGTCCAGGCACCCCCAGGGTACCAAGCGTGTGGGAGCAGGTGACACCTCAGACTGGCCCACAGTTCTGTCAGAATCCAGCACCACTGTGGCAGGGAAGCCGGAAAAAGGGAATGGAGTGTAAATTCTTGCTttcctggggagggagggagggaggaggcagcgTCCCCCAGTGGCTTATAACTCAGAGCTGCCTGGCTCACCCACCTGGTGGAGAGAGTAGAAACAGGTGCCAGggcaggagggggctggggcAGCATCCACTGTTATTTCGGGGCACTGGAAAGTGTCTGTTCCTGGCCAGGCCTGAGGTCGGCGAGGGTGGCTGA